The following coding sequences are from one Planctomicrobium piriforme window:
- a CDS encoding GTPase family protein, which translates to MFSRRTVTLSILILLPLLAYLGLGAYALWQTGLFAWTFWIVPVFWLITWIVAVAWPPERRQIQIDQPHPEHFTPRDEEAMAIVRRYQEQIDVLSPLQLTDPQFYFQQTLHLSRDIAAFYHPHANDPISSLTVPEVLAATRLAVDDMERWMLDSVPGSRLVTIRQWQWLQHAPKWAKRLQNTAWAVSVLVNPVNVLKYFTSEVTVGPVSQELQTEFLAAVYLRFVRQVGFYLVEMNSGRLRGGADLYRRTFGSPEQQAYTPQAARPSLEPEPVTVALIGQVKAGKSSLVNALVGERVAKSDVLPETRQVNRYRLTVPETDVVLTLLDTPGYADAGATKQQLDEVKQAARESDMLLLVLDAHSPARSADRAVMDELQKWRTAHPELRPGPIVICLTHIDLLSPMMEWSPPYDWRNPRSRKERSIHDAVEHVRGLFSDVSSEVVPVCSDIERGRTARIIEELLPALLGVLTEGQMAAVLRTYHRELDRGRFQTLLSQLQSSGKFLLQMWLEERLATFLPPADSAAEKSRSETP; encoded by the coding sequence ATGTTTTCGCGACGCACCGTCACTCTTTCGATTCTGATTCTGCTGCCGCTCCTGGCATATCTGGGATTGGGGGCCTATGCGCTGTGGCAGACGGGGCTGTTTGCCTGGACGTTCTGGATCGTGCCCGTCTTCTGGCTCATCACCTGGATCGTGGCCGTCGCCTGGCCGCCGGAACGGAGACAAATTCAGATCGACCAGCCGCATCCTGAGCACTTTACGCCACGCGATGAAGAGGCGATGGCGATCGTGCGCCGGTATCAGGAGCAGATCGACGTCCTGTCCCCGCTGCAGCTCACCGATCCTCAATTCTATTTTCAGCAGACGCTGCATCTCTCTCGCGATATCGCCGCGTTCTATCACCCGCATGCGAACGATCCGATCTCCTCGTTAACCGTACCGGAAGTGCTGGCGGCCACGCGGTTGGCGGTCGACGACATGGAACGCTGGATGCTCGACTCCGTGCCTGGCAGCCGGCTGGTGACGATTCGTCAGTGGCAATGGCTGCAGCACGCCCCCAAATGGGCGAAACGTTTGCAGAACACAGCCTGGGCGGTCAGCGTTCTGGTGAACCCGGTCAACGTCCTGAAGTATTTCACGTCCGAAGTGACGGTCGGCCCGGTCTCGCAGGAACTGCAGACCGAATTTCTGGCGGCGGTTTACTTGCGATTCGTCCGTCAGGTGGGCTTCTATCTGGTCGAGATGAATAGCGGCCGTTTACGCGGCGGGGCCGACCTGTACCGTCGCACGTTCGGCAGTCCCGAACAGCAGGCCTATACACCTCAGGCCGCGCGCCCGAGTCTGGAGCCGGAACCGGTCACCGTGGCCCTCATCGGGCAGGTGAAAGCGGGCAAATCCAGCCTCGTGAATGCCCTCGTGGGGGAACGGGTCGCGAAGTCGGACGTGCTGCCAGAGACCCGACAGGTGAACCGTTACCGGCTGACCGTTCCCGAAACGGATGTGGTGCTGACGCTGCTTGATACGCCGGGCTACGCCGATGCGGGGGCGACAAAGCAGCAGCTCGACGAAGTGAAGCAGGCCGCGCGCGAGTCGGACATGCTGCTGCTGGTGCTGGACGCCCATAGCCCGGCGCGATCGGCGGATCGAGCGGTCATGGACGAACTACAGAAATGGCGAACGGCCCATCCGGAACTGCGGCCCGGCCCGATTGTGATCTGCCTGACGCATATCGACCTCCTGAGCCCGATGATGGAATGGTCGCCTCCTTATGACTGGCGAAATCCGCGGTCACGAAAAGAGCGGAGCATCCACGATGCGGTCGAGCATGTGCGCGGGTTGTTTTCAGACGTCAGCAGCGAAGTCGTTCCGGTCTGTTCGGACATCGAACGCGGACGGACGGCGCGGATCATCGAAGAACTGCTGCCTGCTCTTTTGGGCGTGCTGACGGAAGGCCAGATGGCGGCGGTGCTGCGGACATATCACCGCGAGCTCGACCGGGGACGATTCCAGACCCTGCTCAGTCAACTCCAAAGCAGCGGCAAGTTCCTGCTGCAAATGTGGTTGGAAGAACGGCTGGCGACTTTCTTGCCGCCAGCGGATTCTGCCGCAGAAAAAAGCCGGTCAGAGACGCCGTAA
- a CDS encoding GHMP family kinase ATP-binding protein: MSARFITVRTGARLHFGPLSYRPERGRHFGGVGLMIDRPGVHAVVGLAKPGTSGSSNSARVRALLDTLKRSGVCGSSHFDVDVLEEIPPHSGLGSGTQLALAVTDAILTLQGHKHPPQSLALISGRGDRSAIGLFGYEQGGFLIDAGRANNQDVGALATRVSFPAEWRVLLVRPIDGQGLHGSVEMSAFQSLPSMSEQLTGRLCRLALTELLPALQQNDFAAFTSALYEYGQLAGEFFAPSQGGVFASTAIRRLAASLSGPATGMAQSSWGPTVALFAEGNGPARDLWQQIKSHPDGANLHVEQVQARNRGRELTSSV; the protein is encoded by the coding sequence ATGTCTGCCCGTTTCATCACTGTTCGCACTGGCGCCCGACTGCACTTCGGGCCGTTGTCGTACCGCCCTGAACGGGGACGGCACTTTGGCGGCGTCGGCCTGATGATCGACCGCCCTGGCGTCCATGCAGTGGTCGGCTTGGCGAAGCCTGGAACCAGCGGCAGCAGCAACTCGGCTCGAGTCCGCGCGCTGCTGGACACTCTGAAGCGTTCCGGCGTCTGCGGGTCTTCTCACTTCGATGTCGACGTTCTCGAAGAGATCCCGCCGCACTCGGGCCTGGGATCAGGCACCCAACTCGCGCTGGCGGTCACGGATGCCATTCTCACGCTGCAGGGACACAAGCACCCGCCGCAGTCGCTGGCGCTGATCTCCGGTAGAGGCGACCGATCGGCGATTGGACTGTTCGGCTATGAACAGGGTGGCTTTCTGATCGACGCGGGACGGGCGAACAATCAGGACGTCGGCGCGCTTGCCACGCGTGTTTCATTTCCTGCCGAGTGGAGAGTGCTGCTGGTGCGTCCGATTGATGGACAGGGGCTACATGGTTCTGTCGAAATGTCGGCGTTTCAAAGCCTTCCTTCGATGTCAGAACAACTGACCGGCCGACTCTGTCGCCTGGCACTGACCGAACTGCTGCCGGCACTGCAGCAGAACGATTTCGCAGCGTTCACGTCGGCTCTGTATGAATACGGTCAACTGGCCGGCGAGTTCTTCGCCCCTTCTCAAGGGGGCGTCTTCGCGAGTACCGCGATACGCCGTCTGGCGGCATCCCTCTCCGGTCCAGCAACCGGCATGGCGCAGTCGTCGTGGGGACCGACAGTCGCACTTTTCGCAGAGGGCAATGGTCCAGCCCGCGACTTATGGCAGCAGATCAAGTCTCATCCTGACGGGGCGAATCTCCATGTCGAGCAAGTGCAGGCCCGTAACCGCGGTCGAGAACTCACCAGCTCGGTGTGA
- a CDS encoding patatin-like phospholipase family protein: protein MGRLSSRLRWPLITLQMFLQVCLNSCAMERALHTPPPNVPLVDLTREDSPSDIEQTRYVPDRTPDGKNLLVLSGGGMNGAYTAGYLIGWTESGERPQFDVVTGVSTGALIAPFAFLGSKYDDELKRNYTTITSDDIYRKRLPVSLLWSDSVADPAPLKRGIEADMTPELLEEIAEAHRAGRRLYVGTTNLQTKRLVVWDIGAIACGDKPDRVELVRQILLASCSVPGFFPPVGIKVDVDGKPYTEWHVDGGVTASPFLLPEMVGIDESEEHRPDSRQNQSVYVIISGKLEPTIRPLEHGWLRISTESLEGLLQSRFRDDLMRVYMVTKSAGARFHLTAVPQALELEASSLTFDRKCMEHLFAVGRTAAGSSDPWQFVPPLVDDAVHPQPRRGNDFKTLPPPVKTAASQSPIMR from the coding sequence ATGGGTCGGCTGTCGTCACGATTGCGTTGGCCGTTGATCACACTGCAGATGTTTCTGCAGGTGTGTCTCAACAGCTGCGCGATGGAGCGGGCGCTGCATACGCCCCCTCCCAACGTGCCGCTTGTGGATCTCACCAGAGAAGATTCCCCCAGCGACATCGAACAAACCCGTTACGTCCCCGATCGAACTCCGGACGGCAAAAACCTGCTGGTGCTCTCGGGCGGCGGAATGAACGGGGCCTATACCGCCGGCTATCTGATCGGCTGGACCGAATCGGGCGAGCGGCCCCAGTTCGACGTCGTGACCGGAGTGAGCACCGGCGCGCTCATCGCGCCGTTTGCCTTTCTCGGCTCAAAATACGACGACGAACTGAAACGCAATTACACGACGATCACCAGCGATGACATCTATCGCAAACGGCTGCCTGTGAGCTTGCTGTGGTCAGACTCGGTGGCCGATCCCGCTCCGCTGAAACGGGGGATCGAGGCCGACATGACCCCCGAGCTTTTGGAAGAGATTGCCGAGGCGCATCGCGCGGGGCGGCGGCTGTATGTCGGGACGACGAACCTGCAGACCAAGCGGCTCGTCGTCTGGGACATCGGCGCGATTGCCTGCGGCGATAAGCCGGATCGCGTGGAACTGGTGCGGCAGATCCTGCTGGCTTCGTGTTCAGTCCCCGGTTTCTTTCCCCCCGTGGGAATCAAAGTCGACGTTGATGGGAAGCCTTATACCGAATGGCACGTCGACGGCGGCGTGACCGCTTCGCCGTTCCTGCTCCCGGAGATGGTGGGGATCGATGAGTCCGAGGAACATCGTCCTGACTCGCGGCAAAACCAATCGGTCTACGTCATCATATCCGGAAAACTTGAACCCACGATTCGCCCGCTTGAACATGGCTGGCTGCGAATTTCGACGGAATCTCTGGAGGGCTTGCTGCAGTCGCGTTTTCGCGACGACCTGATGCGAGTTTACATGGTCACGAAGTCCGCCGGCGCACGGTTTCATCTCACTGCCGTACCGCAGGCCCTGGAGCTGGAAGCGTCGTCTTTGACGTTCGACCGGAAGTGTATGGAACACCTGTTCGCAGTTGGGCGGACGGCGGCGGGCTCGAGCGATCCATGGCAATTCGTGCCGCCGCTGGTGGACGATGCCGTGCATCCGCAACCGCGGCGCGGGAATGATTTCAAAACTCTGCCGCCGCCTGTTAAGACGGCCGCTTCGCAGTCCCCAATCATGCGATAA
- a CDS encoding LON peptidase substrate-binding domain-containing protein, whose protein sequence is MRLIQNPFPSKTGYHGAAIVLSRFSRLLLPHEVMTFQTTDAAVIDVLHGAEANAGMLLIPVSAVMAKAAFEKHAALGCLARATSLRTNRSGELQCVLKGLERAAYTLIATANSTQRFAEVTSISDEDDIDCSTAACELKSQLQTAFVARDPLMAGCHGGIVIEADLPLGQLCDVIAAVLPLTTAQRLQVLKEYRIGARAALLLELLGEAESAFNATVAEFN, encoded by the coding sequence ATGCGACTGATTCAAAACCCATTTCCCAGCAAGACGGGATATCACGGCGCGGCGATTGTGTTGTCTCGTTTTTCGCGTCTGCTGCTGCCGCATGAAGTGATGACGTTTCAGACAACCGATGCAGCCGTAATCGATGTCCTGCACGGGGCGGAAGCGAACGCCGGGATGCTGCTGATTCCCGTCTCGGCGGTCATGGCGAAAGCGGCTTTTGAAAAACACGCAGCGCTCGGTTGCCTCGCACGAGCCACGAGCCTGCGAACGAACCGTTCGGGTGAGCTGCAATGCGTCCTCAAGGGACTCGAACGCGCTGCTTACACACTGATCGCGACTGCAAACTCAACGCAACGCTTCGCGGAAGTGACGTCGATCTCCGACGAAGATGACATCGACTGCAGCACGGCGGCCTGTGAACTCAAGTCGCAGTTGCAGACAGCGTTCGTCGCCCGTGATCCGCTGATGGCCGGTTGCCACGGCGGCATCGTGATCGAAGCGGACTTGCCGCTGGGGCAACTATGCGACGTGATCGCAGCAGTCTTGCCGCTGACGACCGCGCAGCGCCTGCAGGTGCTGAAGGAATACCGCATCGGCGCACGAGCTGCTCTGCTTTTGGAATTGCTCGGTGAAGCCGAATCTGCGTTCAATGCGACTGTCGCTGAATTCAACTGA
- the nth gene encoding endonuclease III, which produces MTETIEERRQRAKKILAKLNKAYPDAVCALHHENPFQLVVATILSAQCTDQRVNVVTPALFEKYPTPERLAKAKQADVEKLIQSTGFFRAKAKSLLGLANGLVTEHQGQVPRTLEELVKLPGVGRKTANVVLGVAFGIAVGVVVDTHVKRISSLLGLTHSSNVEVIERDLIALLPQKSWIDYSHQIIHHGRKICIARRPRCRECPLLKLCPRVGLPPLAAAK; this is translated from the coding sequence ATGACTGAGACCATCGAAGAACGGCGGCAGCGCGCGAAGAAGATCCTCGCGAAGCTGAACAAGGCATACCCCGATGCGGTCTGCGCGCTGCACCACGAAAATCCGTTTCAGCTCGTCGTGGCGACGATTCTCTCGGCACAATGCACCGACCAACGGGTCAACGTGGTGACCCCGGCGCTGTTTGAGAAATACCCGACGCCTGAACGACTGGCGAAAGCGAAGCAGGCGGACGTTGAGAAACTGATTCAGTCCACCGGGTTCTTCAGGGCGAAAGCGAAAAGCCTGCTGGGACTCGCGAACGGTTTAGTCACTGAGCATCAGGGGCAGGTCCCGCGCACTCTGGAAGAACTGGTGAAACTCCCCGGCGTCGGCCGCAAGACGGCGAATGTGGTCCTCGGGGTGGCGTTCGGCATCGCCGTCGGCGTCGTGGTCGACACGCATGTGAAGCGCATCTCGTCTCTGCTCGGTCTGACGCACAGCTCGAACGTGGAAGTCATCGAGCGCGACTTGATCGCATTGCTGCCGCAAAAAAGCTGGATCGACTACTCGCACCAGATCATACATCACGGGCGGAAGATCTGCATTGCGCGTCGGCCCCGCTGCAGGGAATGCCCGTTGCTGAAACTCTGCCCGCGGGTCGGCCTGCCCCCGCTCGCGGCTGCGAAGTGA
- a CDS encoding DUF1501 domain-containing protein produces MLSIAGKPVALCDSLDRRAFLKLGGLALGGLSLPQILKAEQANKVNGDGKGVIMIYLPGGPPHQDMWDLKTDAPAEIRGEFTPIQTRVPGIEICEHFPRLASCADKLTFIRSIVGANGQHHAFQCLTGREDRNQPAGGWPSLGSVVSSVLGPRDAAIPPFVGLSPKTGHAPWGDNGQAGFLGIANAPFTPAGDGKDNLVLNGITLERLQDRRQVLASFDRFRSSVDQSGMMKGVDAFQEQAFGILTSSRLAEALDLEREPVEVRDRYGYGEDRLQDDGSTRLLTNFLMARRLVEAGVRCVTLSFSRWDWHNDNFKQGRRDFPMLDQAVSALIEDLDQRGMLENVSVVVWGEFGRTPKINSMGGRDHWPQVSCAMLAGGGMKHGQVIGATNRLGEYVTQRPVHFQEVFATLYKAMGIDVTKLTLNDLQGRPRYLVDQNQYQPIHELI; encoded by the coding sequence ATGTTGTCGATTGCAGGTAAACCAGTCGCCTTGTGCGACTCGCTGGATCGCCGAGCGTTTTTGAAGCTCGGCGGCCTGGCCCTCGGGGGACTCTCACTCCCCCAGATCCTGAAGGCCGAACAGGCCAACAAGGTGAATGGCGACGGTAAGGGGGTCATCATGATCTACCTGCCCGGCGGTCCGCCGCATCAGGACATGTGGGATCTGAAAACCGACGCCCCGGCCGAAATCCGCGGCGAATTCACCCCGATTCAAACCCGCGTGCCGGGAATTGAAATCTGCGAACACTTTCCCCGTCTGGCGTCTTGCGCCGACAAGCTGACGTTCATTCGCTCCATTGTTGGCGCGAACGGGCAGCATCATGCCTTTCAGTGTCTGACGGGCCGCGAAGACCGCAATCAGCCTGCGGGCGGCTGGCCTTCGCTCGGAAGCGTTGTTTCCAGTGTGCTGGGACCGCGCGATGCGGCGATTCCGCCGTTCGTCGGGCTCTCGCCCAAAACCGGCCATGCCCCCTGGGGCGATAACGGCCAGGCAGGGTTTCTGGGAATCGCCAACGCTCCGTTCACGCCTGCCGGAGATGGCAAAGACAACCTGGTTCTCAACGGGATTACGCTGGAACGACTGCAGGATCGCCGGCAGGTGCTGGCGTCGTTCGATCGCTTCCGTTCGTCCGTCGATCAATCCGGCATGATGAAGGGGGTCGACGCCTTTCAGGAACAGGCTTTCGGCATCCTTACATCGAGTCGGCTGGCCGAAGCCCTCGACCTCGAACGCGAACCGGTGGAAGTCCGGGATCGTTACGGCTACGGCGAAGACCGCTTGCAGGATGACGGCAGCACCCGACTGCTGACGAACTTTTTGATGGCCCGTCGGCTGGTGGAAGCAGGCGTGCGATGCGTGACGCTGTCGTTCAGTCGCTGGGACTGGCATAACGACAACTTCAAGCAGGGCCGTCGCGACTTCCCGATGCTCGATCAGGCGGTCAGCGCGCTGATTGAAGACCTCGACCAGCGCGGGATGCTCGAAAACGTGTCGGTCGTCGTCTGGGGCGAATTCGGACGGACTCCCAAGATCAACTCGATGGGCGGCCGCGACCACTGGCCGCAGGTGTCCTGTGCGATGCTCGCCGGCGGCGGCATGAAGCATGGTCAGGTGATTGGCGCCACCAATCGCCTGGGCGAATACGTCACCCAGCGCCCGGTTCATTTTCAGGAAGTGTTTGCCACTTTGTACAAGGCAATGGGGATCGACGTCACCAAACTGACGCTGAACGACCTGCAAGGCCGTCCCCGTTACCTTGTTGACCAGAATCAATATCAACCGATTCACGAATTGATCTGA